In the Malassezia vespertilionis chromosome 3, complete sequence genome, one interval contains:
- a CDS encoding uncharacterized protein (EggNog:ENOG503NU5A; COG:I): MSFPAPYQDIRSPEFFQLSWLAPWVLSVSFNRPPVNAFHTAMWTEMHKIFAHIRSDGDVRAVILSAEGKSFTAGLDLTDPVLTDLYNEKSDSARIAIALRELIDRFQQAITSIEQCERPVIGVSHGYAIGLAIDILSTTDIRYAAKDCKFSIREAAIGLAADIGTLQRFPKIIGNDSTVRELALTARFFDAEEALQIGFVSKVLDSRQSALDAALATANEIAAHSPVAITGTKQALVYSRDHSVAEGLRFMQYLNAGFLQTDDMAAAVAAAMSKQKAEYAKL; encoded by the exons ATGTCTTTTCCCGCGCCGTACCAAGACATTCGTAGCCCCGAATTTTTCCAGCTCAGCTGGCTCGCGCCGTGGGTGCTGAGCGTCTCGTTCAACCGCCCTCCGGTGAATGCATTCCATACTGC CATGTGGACCGAGATGCACAAGATTTTCGCGCACATCCGCTCGGATGGCGACGTGCGTGCTGTGATCCTATCTGCAGAAGGCAAGTCGTTCACTGCTGGCCTGGACCTTACCGACCCTGTATTAACGGATCTGTACAACGAGAAATCAGACTCTGCGCGTATCGCCATTGCATTGCGCGAATTGATCGACCGCTTCCAGCAAGCCATCACATCCATAGAACAGTGTGAACGTCCTGTGATTGGTGTCTCGCACGGGTACGCAATTGGCCTCGCGATCGATATCCTGAGCACAACCGATATTCGGTACGCGGCCAAAGACTGCAAGTTTTCTATCCGCGAGGCTGCGATTGGTTTGGCCGCCGATATCGGCACCTTGCAGCGCTTTCCCAAAATTATAGGCAACGACTCCaccgtgcgcgagcttgcactcactgcgcgcttctttgACGCGGAAGAGGCGTTGCAAATTGGCTTCGTCAGCAAGGTCCTCGACTCGCGCCAAtctgcgctcgacgccgcgttGGCGACCGCAAACGAGATTGCCGCACACTCGCCAGTCGCCATCACAGGCACCAAGCAGGCGTTGGTCTACAGCAGGGACCACAGTGTCGCCGAGGGCCTGCGTTTCATGCAGTACCTGAATGCCGGGTTCTTGCAGACCGACGACATGGCtgccgccgtcgctgcggcCATGTCGAAGCAGAAGGCAGAGTATGCGAAGTTGTAG
- the ELP1 gene encoding Putative elongator complex protein 1 (COG:K; BUSCO:EOG09260JO5; EggNog:ENOG503NVRK), with the protein MRNVVSLAVEAFGSGAWHAVAPDTESRDNVYAARVVHGDTPSLVQLTFARLSTATQEEVASLAVVSAATRDELLDFTLISEGGEAAEHGPALCTVTAGGDIILLPLETMRADIVGSVEQGLLAAAWSPDEDVLVLITAPDAQGETRILLMSRELQVLHETVLLTDEFGDDQPVHLGWGSKTTQFHGSEGKQAAMAAATANIGRGPPVAEDDGLARISWRSDGAFFVVSSLDREMRRVLRIYTRTGALSATSDPSVRGISHVLACRPVGNAIATTQRMGVAPSGEEWQPGRNGRHDVVFFERNGLRHGEFSLREESGAAPQGVSAAPIAPWTYAHAVKALVWNADGAVLAVHLVRGDVHVVQLWTTGNYHWYLKQEYTFSSVAQVVWHREEPLWLYIVHASAITRRILAQETLVSQGAACVAVQDGNAVLLTPFQLQNVPPPMCAVSFVDDPAMGVPLHMGWNAQATHDTLAVLYPRGHVYLWRLAYGAMLVTERIAHIRVDEAAYQVAIAGDALAVLSAAALHLVNDGAQVCIPIQAGLHRLVPVHGMRGAFALHDADGQVTLYAQGAQPVSLTALGRFCASLYLFTLADKTVSIGLARDGHLIAATDETRILAKDASSFAVTNCLMVWTTHTHEARFQPLEALAHDAHTLELGRRIERGSRIVAAVPSNMALVLQMPRGNLETICPRPMVLDVVRARLDSGAYGEALRISRAHRVDLNILHDHAPDAFLAHVDELIAQVSNVDHINLLLSSMRNDDVTERLYRPLVAREATGFASEKVNRICDAFIAALPRAGERRYLSSLLTAYVRKDPPDYEGGLRVLVQYMTTDLALAEEACKYIIFLVNAEQLFRVALGMYDFALALLVAQHSQKDPREYVPFLRELRAKTPQAYQRFAIDDHLGRHAKALYALAGAGPSFAEEAMAYMVRHKLYREGLVAWAQDAPNLRRAYALFGAYLASHQRAAEAAPAFQLAHQPLDAMEAFKEAGMWQEALTIATTEHVPAPAVHALAHALVEQLEARESYKDAGRIALEYLHDTEQCVALLCRAHALVEAHRTCAAQHRMDLLETHVQPAAMDAQAAAMDEAGDMDAQLGKQVARLVELEAKKKSNPSSFYMDETLPGLENIDVMSDTMSQLTQFTRYTTAPSVQTQSTLSLATKQTGRSRAKQKREEKKKNAGRKGSIYEEGYLYDSVRKLLTSRLGTLQLDIARLLPVMTVFGGAYRTAAKALQDRVLALESNCAAASDTLFAQSTAQDAQRIEQEQALVAAVAHLAHQPSEEGAATQALTALFQWRASARAPLREKIEIAREKWKVYLLEDPHT; encoded by the coding sequence ATGCGAAATGTGGTGAGCCTCGCCGTGGAGGCATTTGGGTCCGGTGCATGGCACGCTGTGGCGCCGGATACCGAGTCGCGAGACAATGTATATGCCGCGCGTGTTGTGCACGGTGACACTCCATCCCTTGTCCAGCTCACGTTTGCACGGCTTTCCACGGCCACACAAGAAGAAGTAGCATCGCTGGCGGTTGTCTCCGCGGCCACACGCGATGAATTGCTTGATTTCACGCTTATATCCGAAGGCGGTGAGGCTGCCGAGCATGGTCCTGCACTATGCACAGTCACTGCCGGCGGTGACATTATTCTCTTGCCGCTGGAAACGATGCGCGCAGACATTGTGGGCTCCGTCGAGCAAGGACTCCTCGCAGCTGCATGGAGTCCGGACGAAGATGTCCTAGTCCTCATCACAGCGCCGGATGCACAAGGAGAGACGCGCATTTTGCTCATGAgccgcgagctgcaagTCCTGCACGAAACCGTGCTGCTCACAGACGAGTTTGGCGACGACCAGCCCGTGCACCTCGGCTGGGGCTCCAAGACGACCCAATTCCACGGCTCCGAAGGCAAGCAGGCCGCCATGGCCGCGGCCACCGCGAACATTGGCCGCGGCCCACCCGTCGCGGAAGACGACGGGCTCGCGCGTATTTCctggcgcagcgacggcgcctTTTTTGTCGTCTCCTCGCTCGACCGCgaaatgcgccgcgttttGCGTATATATACACGCACTGGCGCACTCAGCGCAACCTCGGAtccgagcgtgcgcggcatcTCGCACGTGCTTGCGTGCCGGCCCGTGGGCAATGCGATTGCCACTACCCAGCGCATGGGCGTCGCACCCAGCGGCGAAGAGTGGCAGCCGGGCCGCAATGGACGGCACGATGTGGTATTTTTCGAGCGCAACGGGCTGCGGCACGGCGAGTtttcgctgcgcgaagagagcggcgcggcgccgcagggcGTGAGTGCCGCGCCGATTGCACCCTGGACGTATGCCCACGCCGTCAAAGCGCTCGTGTGGAATGCCGACGGCGCAGTATTGGCCGTGCATTtggtgcgcggcgacgtgcaTGTCGTCCAGCTATGGACGACGGGAAACTACCACTGGTACCTAAAGCAAGAGTATACGTTTTCATCTGTGGCCCAAGTCGTGTGGCACCGCGAGGAGCCTTTGTGGCTTTACATTGTGCACGCGTCTGCCATTACACGCCGCATTCTGGCGCAGGAAACGCTTGTGTCCCAGGGCGCGGCTTGTGTCGCGGTGCAGGATGGGAATGCTGTGCTGCTGACGCCGTTCCAGCTGCAgaatgtgccgccgcccatgtGTGCGGTGTCTTTTGTAGACGACCCAGCGATGggtgtgccgctgcacatgGGGTGGAACGCCCAAGCAACGCACGATACACTTGCCGTTTTGTACCCCCGCGGACATGTCTACCTCTGGCGTTTGGCGTACGGCGCGATGCTTGTCAcagagcgcatcgcacacATACGTGTAGACGAGGCGGCGTACCAAGTCGCCATCGCcggcgatgcactggcCGTCCTCtctgccgcagcgctccaTCTAGTCAATGACGGCGCTCAAGTGTGCATTCCCATCCAAGCCGGACTGCACCGCCTCGTTCCTGTGCATGgcatgcgcggtgcatttgcTTTGCACGACGCCGACGGCCAAGTGACGCTCTACGCCCAAGGAGCGCAGCCCGTATCCCTCACCGCACTGGggcgcttctgcgcctCACTCTATCTCTTTACACTCGCAGACAAGACAGTGAGTATtgggcttgcgcgcgatggacATCTTATCGCCGCGACGGACGAGACGCGTATCCTTGCCAAAGATGCCAGCTCGTTTGCCGTGACAAACTGCTTGATGGTCTGGACCACACACAcgcacgaggcgcgctTCCAGCCCCTTGAGGCGCTCGCACACGATGCCCATACACTCGAGCTTGGACGCCGCATCGAGCGAGGGAGTCGTATCGTGGCTGCTGTCCCGAGCAACATGGCACTTGTTTTGCAAATGCCGCGCGGGAATCTGGAGACCATTTGTCCCCGGCCCATGGTGCTTGACGTGGTGCGTGCCCGTCTGGATAGCGGCGCATACGGCGAGGCATTGCGGATCAGCAGGGCACACCGTGTAGATCTGAATATCCTGCACGACCATGCGCCGGATGCATTCCTCGCACATGTCGACGAGCTGATTGCACAAGTGAGCAATGTCGACCACATTAACCTTTTGCTCTCGAGTATGCGCAACGACGACGTGACCGAGAGGCTGTACCGCCcgcttgtcgcgcgtgAAGCGACCGGGTTTGCTTCGGAAAAGGTCAATCGCATTTGCGATGCGTTCATTGccgctttgccgcgcgcgggcgAGCGGCGCTATCTGTCCTCGCTGCTCACGGCGTACGTACGCAAAGACCCGCCGGACTACGAAGGCGGTCTGCGCGTCCTGGTCCAGTACATGACCACCGACCTTGCATTGGCCGAGGAGGCGTGCAAGTACATTATTTTCCTCGTCAATGCCGAGCAATTGTTCCGTGTTGCGCTGGGCATGTACGACTTTGCGCTCGCTTTgctggtcgcgcagcactcgCAAAAAGATCCACGCGAGTATGTACCGTTTTTGCGCGAACTGCGTGCGAAGACGCCGCAGGCGTACCAACGATTCGCCATCGACGACCACCTCGGCCGCCATGCCAAGGCATTGTATGCGTTGGCCGGTGCAGGACCGAGCTTTGCAGAGGAGGCAATGGCGTACATGGTGCGCCATAAACTTTACCGCGAAGGGCTCGTTGCGTGGGCACAGGACGCACCGAATCTGCGCAGGGCGTACGCGCTGTTTGGCGCCTACCTTGCATCGcaccagcgcgccgccgaagctgcgccggcgttccagcttgcgcaccaGCCGCTCGACGCGATGGAAGCGTTCAAAGAGGCAGGCATGTGGCAAGAGGCGCTCACGATTGCCACCACCGAACATGTGCCAGCACCagccgtgcatgcgctcgcccatgcgctggtcgagcagcttgaaGCGCGCGAGAGCTACAAGGATGCAgggcgcattgcgctcgagtATCTGCACGACACCGAGCAgtgcgttgcgctgctttgccgcgcacatgcactggtcgaagcgcaccgcacaTGTGCAGCCCAGCACCGCATGGACCTGCTCGAGACGCATGTCCAGCCCGCTGCGATGGATGCACAGGCGGCGGCCATGGATGAGGCGGGCGATAtggatgcgcagctcggtaagcaagtcgcgcgccttgtcgagctcgaggcgaagaagaagagcaACCCCTCTAGTTTCTACATGGATGAAACACTGCCGGGCCTGGAGAACATCGACGTGATGAGCGACACCATGTCACAGCTTACACAGTTTACGCGGTACACCACGGCACCGAGCGTACAGACCCAGTCGACATTGTCGCTGGCCACCAAGCAAACGggccgctcgcgcgcaaagcagaaACGCGAGGAGAAAAAGAAGAATGCGGGGCGCAAAGGGAGTATCTACGAAGAAGGCTACCTTTACGATTCTGTGCGTAAGCTGCTCACTTCACGCCTTGGCACATTGCAGCTcgacattgcgcggctcttgcCCGTCATGACCGTGTTTGGCGGAGCGTACCGCACTGCTGCGAAGGCGTTGCAAGACCGCGTGCTCGCACTCGAATCGAACTGTGCGGCTGCGTCAGACACACTCTTTGCGCAATCTACGGCGCAagacgcacagcgcatcgagcaggagcaggcgctAGTAGCTGCCGTCGCGCATTTGGCCCACCAGCCGAGCGAAGAAGGCGCAGCAACGCAAGCACTTACCGCGCTGTTCCAATggcgcgcttcggcgcgTGCACCGCTCCGCGAAAAAATAGAGATTGCGCGGGAGAAGTGGAAAGTGTATTTGCTAGAGGATCCGCACACATAG
- a CDS encoding uncharacterized protein (TransMembrane:12 (i120-139o159-179i191-210o216-238i250-276o282-302i350-376o396-417i437-456o462-483i495-518o530-551i); COG:S; EggNog:ENOG503NWFT), protein MQDVPRRRSSYFSAKSENSQASKTFDAIPVLLYRVENAQQAVYRAIEEYTEQDALEGKLHNARVEAAYDNGDKQVSLDEEGSIGVRVQDGAEGPEEDPFLVTWKSTNAENENPRSWSYRYRLRVMGIYALFSGVGPWASSMVSPALNTLDTELGFNNSVTLDLVLAIYLIAFFIGPLFSAPISENLGRKRLALFCNVFFIIFNIGCAVARTPAQLVVLRFFAGLFSGATVPMGGSAVSDMFDLHERGFAMSLYTIAPVLGPCMGPLVAGWIIQGWSPSKWPWIFWTSTMMAGVIMIVGLLFMRETYAPRLLREKARKLRESTGDNRYHSIFDKQKETPKQKLERVMLRPIVFLSTEILVFLPALYVAIIYGCFYLLVASMPRVFQEKYGYKVGISALHNLALGIGLVCFGQAGGVFIDVVYKRLCKKYGHKRPEYKLPLLMISVFVMPCALLLFGWTAQYHVVWIVPDIGLVLAGGSVICTIIQGQMYMADLMGVYASSSLSAMMATRSLMGFAMVLIAKPLFDRLDIGWGLSVVALITAIFGIPSPFILYKYGYQVRQRSKYATKL, encoded by the coding sequence ATGCAAGATGTACCGAGACGCCGCAGCTCCTATTTTTCAGCCAAGAGTGAGAACTCGCAAGCAAGTAAAACATTTGATGCGATACCCGTGCTGCTGTATCGAGTCGAAAATGCGCAACAGGCAGTGTACAGAGCGATAGAAGAGTACACAGAGCAAGATGCGCTGGAGGGCAAACTAcacaatgcgcgcgtagAGGCGGCATATGACAATGGGGACAAACAAGTGTCGCTAGACGAAGAGGGAAGCATTGGTGTCCGCGTTCAGGATGGGGCAGAAGGGCCCGAGGAGGACCCGTTCCTAGTCACTTGGAAATCGACCAATGCCGAAAATGAGAACCCCCGTTCCTGGTCGTACCGGTACAGGCTCCGTGTGATGGGCATTTACGCACTCTTTTCCGGTGTCGGTCCCTGGGCGAGCTCTATGGTATCGCCCGCGCTCAATACGCTCGATACGGAACTTGGCTTTAACAACTCGGTTACGCTGGATTTAGTGCTCGCCATCTACCTCATTGCATTCTTTATTGGGCCGCTGTTTTCAGCGCCGATAAGCGAAAACCTTGGGCGGAAGCGCCTTGCACTGTTCTGCAATGTATTTTTCATCATCTTCAATATTGGGTGCGCCGTAGCGCGAACGCCTGCCCAGCTGGTCGTCCTGCGCTTCTTTGCTGGTCTGTTCAGCGGTGCGACCGTTCCCAtgggcggcagcgccgtgtcCGACATGTTTGACCTGCACGAGCGGGGTTTCGCAATGTCGCTCTACACTATTGCGCCCGTGCTGGGCCCATGCATGGGACCGCTCGTCGCCGGCTGGATTATCCAGGGCTGGAGTCCGAGCAAGTGGCCCTGGATCTTTTGGACGTCGACGATGATGGCCGGCGTAATTATGATTGTGGGCCTTTTGTTCATGCGCGAGACATACGCACCGCGCCTCTTGCGTGAAAAAGCGCGAAAGCTGCGCGAAAGCACGGGCGACAACAGATACCACTCGATATTTGACAAGCAGAAGGAGACGCCGAAACAGAAATTGGAGCGTGTGATGCTGCGCCCCATCGTGTTTCTCTCCACCGAAATCCTCGTGTTTTTGCCTGCGCTGTATGTCGCCATTATCTACGGTTGCTTCTATTTGCTCGTCGCGtcaatgccgcgcgtgtTTCAGGAGAAATACGGGTATAAGGTTGGGATTAGTGCTCTGCACAACCTCGCCCTGGGAATTGGCCTCGTTTGTTTTGGGCAGGCAGGTGGTGTCTTTATTGACGTTGTCTACAAGCGCCTCTGCAAAAAGTACGGCCACAAGCGGCCAGAGTACAAGCTACCACTGCTCATGATCAGTGTGTTTGTCATGCCTTGTGCTCTCTTGTTGTTTGGGTGGACCGCACAGTATCATGTCGTCTGGATCGTCCCGGATATCGGGCTCGTGCTTGCGGGTGGAAGTGTGATTTGTACCATCATCCAGGGCCAAATGTACATGGCGGACCTAATGGGTGTTTATGCCTCGTCTTCCTTGAGCGCCATGATGGCTACTCGTTCGCTTATGGGGTTTGCCATGGTGCTCATTGCGAAACCATTGTTTGATCGTCTTGATATTGGATGGGGTCTTTCTGTCGTCGCACTGATCACGGCCATTTTCGGAATTCCCAGCCCTTTTATTTTGTACAAGTACGGATACCAAGTCCGCCAGCGGAGCAAATATGCAACTAAATTGTGA
- the VAS1 gene encoding valine--tRNA ligase (EggNog:ENOG503NXM3; COG:J) — protein MSNPAKTETRQEDVLSAEPSSKSAQKKAAKLAEKQAKSSAKNALKSEKSAPPPSTAKKEKVKKAVKEEPAWHDPTAPGDMKDLSAPMESGYNPMHVESSWYAWWEKMGFFQPQPVTEEHPYDPSNTFVVPIPPPNVTGVLHIGHALTISIQDSLVRFYRMRGFRTLYVPGYDHAGISTQSVVEKRLAKLEGKTRYDYGRENFLEKVFLWKDEYQGRIANQMRRLGASLDFSRQVFTMDDVRSRAVTENFCKMFEDGILYRENRLVNWCTALNTTLSNLEVEQKQINGRTLMHVPGYPANERVEFGVITSFAYPIVGSDERIIVATTRPETILGDTAVAVHPDDERYKKYHGKMLQHPFLRDREIPVVADSIAVDMAFGTGAVKITPAHDPNDYEVGKRHALPFINILNDDGTLNANAGEFAGMKRFSARRAVVQALKDRGYYVETNDNPMVIPLCSRSGDVIEPVMKPQWWVRCAPLANAAVAKVQAEDMKIEPPQSKREFFRWMENIQDWCVSRQLWWGHRCPAYFVNMDGVEQDVGESKWWVVGRTQDEAQNRATALAQGRAFKLEQDEDVLDTWFSSALWPFSIFGWPEKTQDLRDFYPTSLLETGWDILFFWVARMIMLGVYHTGELPFKEVFCHAMVRDAHGRKMSKSLGNVIDPIDVIEGISLQGLQGRLREGNLDEKEMQKAEQGQKKDYPKGIPQCGTDALRFTLCAYTAAGRDINLDIMRVEGYRKFCNKLWNATRFALLKLQNEFAPLPLVEEDAFVPQSLVEKWILYRLNNTAKQVTEDMECRSFMGATNAVYNYWLYDLCDVYIEAIKPITEPDADPAARLSAQRTLYACLDGGLRLLHPFMPFVTEELWHRLPTRPDEKAQSISLARFPIWTAAHDFQRAASEFDEVFAVVRAARGLAADYGLTSKVQVFIEASTEATRAMLDTQKSIVHTLTKGCESVVVVDSVGHVPAGCVVASVSATIQVHVLVRGLVEVDVELSKLAKKLNLTDTQLQRTKALTEKPDWSKTPEDVRTSTQQRLDDLQAERSALLQAQDKFASLRAT, from the coding sequence ATGAGCAATCCCGCCAAGACCGAAACGCGGCAAGAAGACGTGCTCAGTGCCGAGCCCTCGTCCAAATCCGCACAGAAAAAAGCAGCTAAGCTTGCGGAGAAGCAGGCGAAAAGCTCGGCAAAGAATGCGTTGAAATCAGAAAAAAGCGCTCCTCCCCCAAGCACCGCCAAGAAGGAAAAGGTCAAGAAAGCCGTCAAGGAGGAGCCTGCATGGCACGACCCGACCGCCCCTGGCGACATGAAAGACCTCTCTGCACCTATGGAGTCTGGATACAACCCGATGCATGTCGAGTCGTCCTGGTACGCATGGTGGGAAAAGATGGGTTTTTTCCAGCCGCAGCCCGTCACGGAAGAGCACCCTTACGATCCAAGCAACACGTTTGTCGTACCGATCCCTCCTCCGAACGTAACAGGCGTGCTGCACATTGGTCACGCCCTCACAATTTCGATCCAAGACTCGCTTGTGCGCTTCTACCGCATGCGTGGCTTCCGGACGCTCTATGTCCCTGGCTACGACCATGCGGGCATCTCGACCCAAAGTGTCGTCGAGAAACGCCTTGCAAAGTTAGAAGGGAAAACGCGCTACGACTACGGTCGGGAGAACTTCCTTGAAAAGGTCTTTTTGTGGAAGGACGAGTACCAAGGGCGGATCGCGAACCAGATGCGCCGTCTCGGCGCGAGCCTCGACTTTTCTCGGCAGGTCTTTACCATGGACGATGTGCGCTCGCGTGCAGTCACGGAAAACTTTTGCAAGATGTTTGAGGACGGCATCCTCTACCGCGAGAACCGTTTGGTGAATTGGTGCACTGCGCTGAATACCACCCTCTCTAACCTTGAAGTCGAGCAGAAGCAGATCAACGGGCGCACACTCATGCATGTGCCTGGCTACCCAGCCaacgagcgcgtcgagttTGGCGTGATAACCTCGTTTGCCTACCCCATcgtcggcagcgacgagcgAATCATTGTCGCGACCACACGTCCAGAAACGATTTTGGGCGACACGGCTGTCGCCGTCCACCccgacgacgagcgctACAAAAAGTACCATGGCAAGATGCTCCAGCATCCCTTTTTGCGCGACCGCGAGATCCCCGTCGTGGCCGACAGCATTGCCGTTGACATGGCGTTTGGCACCGGCGCAGTCAAAATTACTCCCGCGCACGATCCCAACGATTACGAAGtcggcaagcgccacgCGCTCCCCTTTATCAACATTCTCAACGACGACGGCACGCTGAACGCCAATGCAGGCGAGTTCGCCGGGATGAAGCGCTTcagtgcgcgccgcgccgtggtcCAAGCGCTAAAAGACCGCGGCTATTACGTCGAGACCAACGACAACCCCATGGTCATTCCCCTCTGCTCTCGCTCTGGCGATGTGATTGAGCCGGTAATGAAGCCGCAGTGGTGggtgcgctgtgcgccgctcgccaACGCGGCCGTGGCCAAAGTCCAAGCGGAGGATATGAAGATCGAGCCGCCCCagagcaagcgcgagtTTTTCCGGTGGATGGAGAATATCCAAGATTGGTGTGTAAGCCGGCAGCTCTGGTGGGGCCACCGATGCCCCGCATACTTTGTGAACATGgacggcgtcgagcaggaTGTTGGCGAAAGCAAATGGTGGGTTGTGGGCCGCACACAGGACGAAGCCCAAAACCGCGCCACGGCCCTGGCACAAGGCCGTGCGTTCAAATTGGAGCAGGACGAGGATGTGCTTGATACGTGGTTCTCTTCCGCCCTCTGGCCCTTTAGCATTTTTGGCTGGCCGGAAAAAACGCAAGACTTGCGCGATTTTTACCCCACCTCGCTGCTCGAGACTGGCTGGGATATACTCTTTTTCTGGGTCGCACGCATGATCATGCTCGGTGTTTACCACACGGGCGAGCTTCCTTTCAAGGAGGTGTTTTGTCACGCCATGgtccgcgacgcgcacggccgcaaGATGAGCAAGAGTCTGGGCAATGTCATCGACCCGATCGACGTGATCGAGGGCATCTCGCTGCAAGGCCTCCAAGGGCGTTTGCGCGAGGGCAACTTGGACGAAAAAGAAATGCAGAAAGCGGAGCAGGGCCAGAAGAAAGATTATCCCAAAGGCATTCCCCAGTGCGGCACAGATGCACTGCGGTTCACTCTTTGTGCCTACACGGCCGCTGGCCGCGATATCAACCTGGACATTATGCGTGTCGAAGGCTACCGCAAGTTTTGCAACAAGCTCTGGAATGCGACGCGATTCGCACTGCTCAAGCTGCAGAATGAATTCGCACCGCTTCCTTTGGTGGAAGAAGATGCATTTGTTCCGCAAAGTCTTGTGGAAAAGTGGATTCTGTACCGTTTGAACAACACGGCGAAGCAAGTCACGGAGGATATGGAGTGCCGTTCGTTTATGGGCGCGACAAACGCCGTATACAACTACTGGCTGTATGATTTGTGCGATGTGTACATCGAAGCGATCAAGCCCATCACCGAACCAGATGCAGAtccagccgcgcgcctctcGGCGCAGCGGACGTTGTATGCGTGCCTGGACGGCGgcctgcgcctcttgcatCCATTCATGCCCTTTGTCACCGAGGAGCTCTGGCACCGTTTGCCCACAAGGCCCGACGAAAAAGCCCAGAGCATTTCtctcgcgcgctttcccATCTGgaccgctgcgcacgattTCCAACGCGCGGCAAGTGAGTTTGACGAGGTCTTTGCCGTGgtccgtgcggcgcgtggtCTTGCTGCCGATTACGGGCTTACCTCCAAGGTCCAAGTGTTTATCGAGGCGAGTACTGAAGCtacgcgcgccatgcttgACACGCAAAAGAGTATCGTGCACACGCTCACGAAAGGGTGCGAGTCGGTTGTCGTGGTCGATAGTGTTGGCCATGTACCGGCGGGATGTGTTGTTGCGTCTGTCTCTGCGACGATCCAAGTGCATGTTCTTGTACGGGGTCTCGTGGAAGTGGACGTGGAGCTGagcaagctcgccaagaAGCTCAACCTCACTGATACACAGCTGCAGCGGACCAAGGCACTCACAGAAAAACCTGATTGGTCCAAGACACCCGAGGATGTGCGTACGAGCACGCAACAGCGGCTGGACGACTTGCaagccgagcgcagcgcgctgctccaagCGCAGGACAAatttgcgtcgctgcgcgcaacCTAA